A portion of the Misgurnus anguillicaudatus chromosome 16, ASM2758022v2, whole genome shotgun sequence genome contains these proteins:
- the npas4a gene encoding neuronal PAS domain-containing protein 4A, translating into MYRSTKGASKARRDQINAEIRNLKDLLPISDADKSRLSYLHIMSLACMYTRKAVFFSQETATESTAEESPGFLSFHELNELVQVMPGFLLLLTGEGKLLYLSESVAEHLGHSMVDLVAQGDSVYDIIDPTDHFIMRSNLVPPTSPDTERLFRCRFNTSKSVRRQSAGNKLVLIRAHCLTQTPSQSSPASYWTSNQVWLCFCAPLEPHTPQTAAVLEREPPSALESSFFLPCFHSQHSRDMRLQEAQDSINVYLGMNVETLRAQSWYSFVHPQDLSHASAQHCSLLREGGEGRAEMVVRIETADHSWVWLYMVLQLETGENPIVSNNYIISETEAWSVRQQLSSEQTQLSLVLGSSTSQQESLSLQSPETLSSPDQVFTPGSSGLSGQSFDFSTAACSAGSTEEQGGSSSMEPTQLESGPRSSLSSLEEESFFQHEPSEPVASPSSASSPIPVTVATVSDLDFLTQNILLPPAFQIDPPLPALPLPLPPVPTSQAQQTKEFVCTPPYTPQLGGSNFPFGEPHFSFDPTGATSPPPLAPTTTVTTTVAQSLSPSAPSEPQSSPPPPPTTTLSLLPLTITSPTTEILFPVEPCGGSLYEKLPPTPDSPGDGDCTVMTLPEVRGPLFVDVPHGPFPHPPEGLLTPEASPGKQPSLSFFSSLREREKERTEISLLAQHISTLAEGFYLDPFFAKLVPSTISPQPQSPFLDSGFESIPLFGEFYQLKSWKGLDVPIFPDDESLFEENVLETLLQDLSSSPPLSPTPSSSPPSSPSTPECWCPTLHFDGISAVSAGHFCSVQSAHCNNVAGRGAAMSPVNTGNLADGKAEGETAMETEVASSPLFIGIPASPPLQLTASPASPVTVSLPVSPASPGLPCAQSLLEELAALEPMFGAGASIAPGLGQQPELYQLQRHAPQQCFRKDGSGSDPPF; encoded by the exons atgtatcgGTCCACTAAAGGAGCATCGAAAGCTCGGAGGGACCAAATCAATGCGGAGATTAGGAACCTAAAGGACTTGTTGCCTATCTCCGATGCGGACAAGTCTCGACTCTCCTATCTTCATATCATGTCGCTAGCATGCATGTATACGAGGAAGGCTGTCTTCTTCAGTCAAG AAACAGCTACTGAAAGCACTGCAGAGGAAAGCCCTGGATTCCTTTCATTTCACGAACTAAATGAGTTGGTACAAGTGATGCCAGGTTTTCTGCTTCTGTTGACCGGAGAAGGAAAGCTACTTTATCTGTCGGAAAGCGTCGCTGAGCACCTCGGACACTCAATG GTAGATTTGGTTGCTCAAGGTGACAGCGTGTATGACATAATAGACCCCACAGACCACTTTATCATGAGGAGTAACTTGGTACCTCCAACTTCACCTGACACAG AGCGTTTGTTTCGCTGCAGATTCAACACCTCAAAATCAGTGCGTAGGCAGAGTGCAGGCAATAAGCTTGTTCTCATCCGAGCCCACTGCCTGACACAAACCCCCAGTCAATCTTCCCCAGCATCCTACTGGACTTCCAACCAAGTGTGGCTATGTTTCTGTGCTCCTCTGGAGCCGCACACCCCCCAAACGGCAGCTGTCTTGGAGCGTGAACCACCCTCAGCACTAGAGAGCAGCTTCTTCCTGCCATGTTTCCATTCACAGCACAGCCGTGACATGAGACTTCAGGAGGCACAAGACAG cataaatgtttatttgggtATGAATGTGGAAACTCTGCGGGCCCAATCCTGGTATAGCTTTGTGCATCCTCAAGATCTTTCACATGCCTCTGCTCAGCACTGCAGCCTGT TGAGAGAAGGTGGAGAAGGCAGAGCTGAGATGGTGGTACGCATAGAGACTGCAGATCACTCATGGGTCTGGCTTTACATGGTCCTGCAGCTGGAAACTGGGGAAAATCCTATTGTCAGTAACAATTATATTATCAG TGAAACAGAGGCTTGGTCAGTCAGGCAGCAGTTGAGCTCTGAACAGACCCAGCTCTCCTTGGTGCTGGGCTCAAGCACTTCCCAACAAGAGAGCTTAAGCTTACAAAGCCCAGAAACACTCTCCAGCCCTGACCAAGTGTTTACACCAGGAAGCAGTGGCCTTTCTGGTCAATCATTTGACTTCAGCACGGCTGCATGCAGTGCAGGTTCTACAGAGGAGCAAGGTGGCAGCTCGTCAATGGAGCCCACACAACTGGAAAGTGGCCCACGTTCCAGCCTCTCCTCTCTGGAAGAGGAGAGCTTCTTCCAGCACGAGCCTAGTGAACCTGTGGCTAGTCCTTCCTCTGCATCATCTCCCATTCCAGTCACAGTTGCAACAGTGTCAGATTTGGACTTCCTCACTCAAAATATTTTGCTTCCACCAGCATTCCAGATAGACCCCCCTCTGCCAGCCTTGCCCCTCCCTCTTCCACCTGTGCCTACCTCCCAGGCCCAACAGACCAAGGAGTTTGTGTGCACGCCTCCATATACACCTCAACTAGGTGGGAGCAATTTTCCCTTCGGGGAACCTCATTTCAGCTTCGATCCTACTGGAGCCACCTCACCACCTCCGCTTGCTCCAACTACAACAGTAACGACCACAGTGGCTCAATCTCTTTCTCCATCTGCTCCATCAGAGCCACAAAGCAGCCCACCTCCTCCTCCAACAACAACACTCTCTCTTCTGCCTCTCACCATAACATCTCCAACCACCGAGATTCTTTTCCCAGTGGAGCCATGCGGTGGCTCGCTCTATGAGAAACTTCCTCCTACTCCTGACAGTCCAGGTGATGGGGACTGCACAGTAATGACATTGCCAGAGGTTCGCGGTCCACTGTTTGTTGATGTCCCCCACGGACCCTTCCCACATCCACCAGAGGGTCTCCTCACACCTGAAGCCTCACCTGGAAAACAACCCAGCCTATCCTTTTTCTCCTCGCTGCGTGAGAGAGAAAAGGAAAGAACAGAGATCTCACTTTTAGCCCAGCACATTAGCACACTAGCAGAGGGCTTCTACCTAGATCCATTCTTTGCCAAGCTTGTTCCTTCTACCATCTCTCCACAACCTCAATCTCCATTTCTGGATTCCGGATTCGAGTCAATCCCACTGTTTGGTGAATTCTACCAACTCAAGTCCTGGAAAGGTTTGGATGTGCCCATCTTCCCTGATGATGAGTCTCTGTTCGAGGAGAATGTTTTAGAGACCCTCCTGCAGGACCTCTCGTCTTCTCCTCCCCTCTCACCTACACCCTCCTCCAGCCCTCCCTCCTCACCATCTACTCCTGAGTGCTGGTGTCCAACCCTGCACTTTGACGGGATCTCTGCTGTGAGTGCCGGTCACTTCTGTAGCGTCCAATCGGCGCACTGTAACAATGTGGCCGGGCGAGGGGCTGCGATGTCGCCAGTCAACACAGGCAATTTGGCAGATGGGAAGGCGGAAGGGGAAACTGCCATGGAGACAGAGGTAGCATCATCACCTCTCTTCATAGGCATACCAGCATCACCACCTCTACAGCTGACTGCCTCTCCCGCCTCCCCAGTTACGGTCTCCTTGCCTGTCAGCCCCGCGTCGCCCGGCCTGCCCTGCGCCCAGTCCCTCCTCGAGGAGCTGGCCGCCCTGGAACCCATGTTTGGGGCAGGTGCCTCGATCGCCCCCGGCTTGGGGCAACAACCTGAGTTGTATCAACTCCAACGTCATGCGCCGCAACAGTGCTTCCGCAAAG ATGGGAGTGGAAGTGATCCTCCGTTCTAA